In Arcobacter sp. F2176, a single genomic region encodes these proteins:
- a CDS encoding FecR domain-containing protein encodes MNRKNFIIFSGILILCIVGFIYYKLEYSKDIFAQIVSKVGEVNLVNKKGELLGKVEEGYKIKTGEYLQTKENSSATIKFIDNSFAIISEKSLIVMENLEYDEDSKKSVTNLLLLKGNVESTVANQNTFGSEYKVITPTLQLAVRGTIFNVNVEGNISRAFVTEGKILATSGNSSLTLNTGYGVVSDGKNKLNGPILILNKPSIKLNELNIKYYKKYVSWNKLEGAIKYHVQIHSISKYNTLIYDKYINKTELKVGDLKDGKYKISIQAVDEYGLEGFKNERHFSVQSSPIPPKVNAPKNSEKSRMILFTWEKSVEASKYILEVSKTRSFDKILIRVNNLNFSLDKMLLPLQKGKYFIRMSSIDNSDKIGPYSETYQFEVENK; translated from the coding sequence ATGAATAGAAAAAATTTTATAATTTTTTCAGGAATATTAATATTATGTATTGTTGGTTTTATATATTATAAATTAGAGTATTCAAAAGATATTTTTGCTCAGATTGTTTCTAAAGTAGGGGAAGTTAATTTAGTTAATAAAAAAGGTGAATTATTAGGAAAAGTTGAAGAAGGTTATAAAATAAAAACGGGAGAATATCTTCAAACTAAAGAGAACTCTTCTGCTACAATAAAATTTATAGATAACTCTTTTGCAATTATTTCAGAAAAATCATTAATCGTTATGGAAAACTTAGAATATGATGAAGACTCTAAAAAATCAGTTACAAACTTACTTCTTTTAAAAGGAAATGTGGAATCTACTGTAGCTAACCAAAATACTTTTGGTTCAGAGTATAAAGTAATTACTCCAACACTCCAACTTGCGGTTAGAGGAACAATATTTAATGTAAATGTTGAAGGCAATATATCTAGAGCTTTTGTAACAGAAGGAAAAATTTTAGCTACAAGTGGAAATTCATCATTAACTTTAAATACTGGATATGGTGTAGTCTCAGATGGTAAAAATAAACTAAATGGACCAATATTAATATTAAATAAACCATCAATAAAATTGAATGAACTAAATATTAAATATTATAAAAAATATGTATCATGGAATAAACTTGAAGGTGCAATAAAATATCATGTTCAAATTCATTCTATATCAAAATATAACACACTAATTTATGATAAATATATCAATAAAACAGAATTAAAAGTTGGTGATTTAAAAGATGGAAAATATAAAATAAGTATACAAGCAGTTGATGAATATGGATTAGAAGGATTTAAAAATGAAAGACACTTTAGTGTGCAATCAAGTCCTATTCCTCCAAAAGTAAATGCCCCAAAAAATAGTGAGAAATCAAGAATGATTTTATTTACTTGGGAAAAATCAGTAGAAGCAAGTAAATATATACTAGAAGTATCCAAAACAAGAAGTTTTGATAAGATATTAATTAGAGTAAATAATTTAAACTTTTCACTAGATAAAATGTTATTGCCATTACAAAAAGGAAAGTACTTTATTAGAATGTCAAGTATAGATAATTCAGATAAAATAGGTCCTTATAGTGAAACCTACCAATTTGAAGTAGAGAACAAATGA